Proteins encoded together in one Meiothermus sp. QL-1 window:
- the mntR gene encoding manganese-dependent transcriptional regulator MntR, which produces MAQHDARPPLSEAQEDYLKQVLLLGCGSGSERLEDTLPVSTQALADRMGVRPASVTGMLKKLAEMGLVEYEAYRGVRLTPAGYRVALEVLRHHRLLEAYLHQALGYGWEEVHLEAERLEHHISEALEARIAEWLGHPSHDPHGDPIPRADLTLPPGPRGQRLSALSPGARGTVARVATQDQDTLNLFAHLGLRPGALVELLEHTPKGSRVRTEQERYFLPSSLAELLWIDEVSDEA; this is translated from the coding sequence ATGGCCCAGCACGACGCCCGTCCTCCCCTTTCCGAAGCCCAGGAGGACTACCTCAAACAGGTCCTGCTGCTGGGCTGTGGCTCAGGCTCGGAGCGCCTCGAGGACACCCTGCCGGTCTCCACCCAGGCCCTGGCCGACCGCATGGGGGTGCGGCCGGCCTCGGTCACCGGAATGCTCAAGAAGCTGGCCGAGATGGGGCTGGTGGAGTACGAGGCCTACCGGGGGGTGCGGCTCACCCCGGCCGGCTACCGCGTAGCCCTGGAGGTGTTGCGCCACCACCGGCTTTTGGAGGCCTATCTGCACCAGGCCCTGGGCTACGGCTGGGAGGAGGTCCACCTCGAGGCCGAGCGGCTCGAGCACCACATCTCCGAGGCCCTGGAGGCCCGCATCGCTGAGTGGCTGGGCCACCCCTCCCACGACCCCCACGGCGACCCCATCCCCAGGGCCGACCTAACCCTCCCCCCAGGCCCCCGAGGCCAACGGCTGAGCGCCCTCAGCCCCGGCGCCCGGGGCACCGTGGCCCGGGTGGCCACCCAGGACCAGGACACCCTCAACCTCTTCGCCCACCTGGGGCTGAGGCCCGGGGCCCTGGTGGAGCTCCTCGAGCACACCCCGAAGGGAAGCCGGGTGCGAACGGAACAGGAACGATACTTTTTGCCGAGCAGCCTGGCCGAGCTGCTCTGGATTGACGAGGTAAGCGATGAAGCGTAG